From a region of the Streptomyces venezuelae genome:
- a CDS encoding AraC family transcriptional regulator — MPSPATSLIKPHLVHLSGSGPDLDHAVVERDTELAAGKRPGAQPPVGPSAHVLVVHSGTSTNLRWSADGHARRERFHRGQSLINPAGWASRPRWEDDVELMLVAFDPAWLEKLADEGGFGGTLEITPDYHRNDPFLAMMVERLVLEYEQKDPADALYAQSLVQAVAAHVIKTSASRGAGLAPAPSGLPPRRLAQVTDYIHTHLAERVTLDDLARVAGVSPSHFTRVFRASTGRSPHQYVLGQRLEQARRALLTTDTAIAAVADACGFADQSHLTRTMRRHLGLTPSALRTDRARAGTTGDAGPAFDV, encoded by the coding sequence GCCGTCGTGGAACGCGACACGGAGCTGGCCGCCGGGAAGCGCCCCGGCGCCCAGCCGCCCGTCGGCCCGAGTGCGCACGTCCTGGTGGTGCACTCGGGCACGTCGACGAATCTGCGCTGGAGTGCCGACGGGCACGCCCGCAGGGAGCGCTTCCACCGCGGGCAGTCCCTGATCAATCCGGCCGGCTGGGCATCCCGCCCCCGCTGGGAGGACGACGTGGAGCTGATGCTCGTCGCCTTCGACCCGGCCTGGCTGGAGAAGCTCGCCGACGAGGGCGGCTTCGGCGGCACCCTGGAGATCACCCCCGACTACCACCGCAACGACCCGTTCCTCGCGATGATGGTGGAGCGCCTCGTCCTCGAGTACGAGCAGAAGGATCCCGCCGACGCCCTCTACGCCCAGTCACTGGTGCAGGCGGTCGCCGCACACGTCATCAAGACCTCGGCATCCCGGGGAGCCGGCCTCGCGCCCGCGCCGTCCGGTCTGCCGCCGCGCCGGCTGGCGCAGGTCACCGACTACATCCACACCCATCTCGCGGAGCGCGTCACCCTGGACGACCTCGCCCGGGTCGCCGGCGTGAGCCCCTCCCACTTCACCCGCGTCTTCCGCGCCTCCACCGGACGGTCCCCGCACCAGTACGTCCTCGGTCAGCGGCTCGAACAGGCCCGCAGGGCCCTGCTCACCACCGACACCGCGATCGCGGCCGTCGCCGACGCGTGCGGCTTCGCCGACCAGAGCCACCTCACCCGCACCATGCGCCGCCACCTCGGCCTGACTCCCAGCGCCCTGCGTACGGACCGCGCGCGAGCCGGCACCACCGGTGACGCAGGCCCGGCCTTCGACGTCTGA
- a CDS encoding bifunctional salicylyl-CoA 5-hydroxylase/oxidoreductase, with the protein MTPGAMRVAVVGGGPGGLYAAALLARQGHTVEVWERNAPDDTFGFGVVLSDETLGGIERADTVVHTALSAEFVRWDDVDIVHRGRLLTSGGHGFAAIGRRRLLEILHERCAGLGVRLRFRSEAPPADELAASHDLVVAADGVHSQIREAGAAHYGPALTGGRCRYIWLAADFAFDAFRFEIAETEHGVMQLHAYPYSADASTVIVEMRDEVWRAAGFDLCDEEESAARCAKIFSEALRGRPLRGNRSAWTQFRTVVNERWSHGNTVLLGDAAHTAHFSIGSGTKLAVEDALALAEAVAAAPDDVPAALAAYETARRPAVASTQRAAAASRHWFEELAGYVDQSARQFAFNLLTRSRRVTHDNLRLRDARFTRAVERDFGCPEGTPAMFTPFTLRGLTLRNRVVVSPMDMYSAEDGVPGDFHLVHLGGRALGGAGLVMTEMVCVSAEGRITPGCTGLYTQEQTAAWKRIADFVHTSAPGTALGVQLGHAGRKGSTRVMWEGMDDPLPEGNWPLVAASALPYRPGVSALPRALERADMAALCSDFAAAAVRAADAGFDLLELHCAHGYLLSGFLSPLTNHRDDEYGGSLENRLRFPLEVFDAVRAVWPADRPMTVRLSATDWAPGGTSPEEAVRIAAAFAARGADAIDVSTGQVVADEAPEYGRSYQTPYADRIRGAVGVPVIAVGAISSWDDVNSLLLAGRADLCALGRPHLYDPHWTLHAAAEQSYEGPGAPWPAPYRAGSRTPPTGRG; encoded by the coding sequence ATGACTCCTGGTGCCATGCGGGTCGCCGTCGTCGGCGGGGGACCGGGAGGGCTCTACGCCGCCGCGCTGCTGGCCCGCCAGGGCCACACGGTGGAGGTCTGGGAGCGCAACGCCCCGGACGACACCTTCGGCTTCGGCGTGGTGCTCTCCGACGAGACCCTCGGCGGCATCGAGCGGGCCGACACCGTCGTCCACACCGCCCTGAGCGCGGAGTTCGTGCGCTGGGACGACGTGGACATCGTGCACCGCGGCCGGCTGCTGACCTCCGGCGGCCACGGCTTCGCGGCCATCGGACGGCGCCGGCTGCTGGAGATCCTGCACGAGCGCTGCGCGGGCCTCGGCGTCCGCCTCCGCTTCCGCTCAGAGGCCCCGCCGGCCGACGAGCTCGCCGCCTCGCACGACCTGGTGGTCGCGGCCGACGGAGTGCACAGCCAGATCCGGGAGGCCGGCGCCGCGCACTACGGGCCGGCGCTGACCGGCGGACGCTGCCGCTACATCTGGCTCGCCGCCGACTTCGCCTTCGACGCCTTCCGCTTCGAGATCGCGGAGACCGAGCACGGCGTCATGCAGCTGCACGCCTACCCCTACTCGGCCGACGCCTCCACCGTGATCGTGGAGATGCGCGACGAGGTGTGGCGGGCGGCCGGCTTCGACCTGTGCGACGAGGAGGAGTCGGCGGCCCGCTGCGCCAAGATCTTCAGCGAGGCCCTGCGCGGGCGCCCGCTGCGCGGCAACCGCTCCGCCTGGACGCAGTTCCGTACCGTCGTCAACGAGCGCTGGTCGCACGGCAACACGGTGCTGCTCGGCGACGCCGCGCACACCGCCCACTTCTCCATCGGCTCCGGAACCAAACTGGCGGTGGAGGACGCACTCGCGCTCGCCGAGGCCGTGGCAGCCGCACCGGACGACGTCCCGGCCGCCCTCGCCGCGTACGAGACGGCCCGCCGTCCGGCGGTCGCCAGCACCCAGCGGGCGGCGGCCGCGAGCCGGCACTGGTTCGAGGAGCTCGCCGGCTACGTCGACCAGTCCGCCCGGCAGTTCGCCTTCAACCTCCTCACCCGCAGCCGCCGGGTGACCCACGACAACCTGCGGCTGCGCGACGCACGGTTCACGCGGGCCGTCGAAAGGGACTTCGGCTGCCCCGAAGGCACCCCCGCGATGTTCACGCCCTTCACCCTGCGCGGCCTGACCCTGCGCAACCGGGTCGTCGTCTCACCGATGGACATGTACTCGGCCGAAGACGGAGTACCGGGCGACTTCCACCTCGTCCACCTGGGCGGGCGGGCACTGGGCGGGGCCGGGCTGGTGATGACGGAGATGGTCTGCGTGTCCGCCGAGGGCCGCATCACACCCGGCTGCACCGGCCTCTACACCCAGGAGCAGACGGCCGCCTGGAAACGGATCGCCGACTTCGTCCACACCTCCGCGCCCGGTACCGCCCTCGGCGTCCAGCTCGGGCACGCCGGCCGCAAGGGCTCGACCCGGGTGATGTGGGAGGGCATGGACGACCCCCTGCCCGAGGGCAACTGGCCGCTGGTGGCGGCCTCCGCGCTGCCCTACCGGCCGGGCGTCTCGGCGCTGCCGCGCGCCCTGGAGCGCGCGGACATGGCGGCGCTGTGCTCCGATTTCGCCGCGGCCGCCGTCCGTGCCGCCGACGCCGGATTCGACCTGCTCGAACTGCACTGCGCCCACGGCTACCTGCTCTCCGGCTTCCTGTCCCCGCTGACCAACCACCGCGACGACGAGTACGGCGGCTCCCTGGAGAACCGGCTGCGCTTCCCGCTGGAGGTCTTCGACGCGGTCCGCGCGGTGTGGCCGGCCGACCGCCCGATGACGGTCCGCCTCTCGGCCACCGACTGGGCACCCGGGGGCACCTCGCCCGAGGAGGCGGTGCGGATCGCGGCCGCCTTCGCCGCCCGCGGCGCGGACGCCATCGACGTCTCGACCGGCCAGGTCGTCGCGGACGAGGCCCCCGAGTACGGGCGCTCGTACCAGACCCCGTACGCCGACCGGATCCGGGGCGCGGTCGGCGTCCCCGTCATCGCGGTCGGAGCCATCTCGTCCTGGGACGACGTGAACTCCCTGCTGCTGGCCGGCCGGGCCGACCTCTGCGCCCTCGGCCGTCCCCACCTCTACGACCCCCACTGGACCCTGCACGCGGCCGCCGAGCAGTCCTACGAGGGCCCGGGCGCGCCCTGGCCGGCCCCGTACCGTGCGGGCAGCCGCACACCGCCGACGGGCCGCGGCTGA